Proteins encoded in a region of the Acidobacteriota bacterium genome:
- a CDS encoding cation:dicarboxylase symporter family transporter, protein MRRLTLTHWIFIALVGGVGIGALWPHFGMALSPLEVIFLRLIKMIVGPLIFATLVVGIAGHGELKGLGRIAVKAIVFFEVVTTCALVLGLLAVNWLKPGAGATLGGAAASGTVLGGGGVHPGLLDSLILHTFPQSFAQALANGEVLQVVVFSVLFAIALVMAGAEEGQPAHVVLRFCEGLMKIMFKLTEIVMWTAPFGVLGAVAASIGKQGLGVLVPLAELVATLYGALAVFLVVVFGATIVLFRVPLARFWAAIKEPTLIGFSTSSSEAALPSALENMEAMGVSRRIVGFVIPTGYSFNLTGTTLYLSLAAMFIAQAAHMHMSLGQQIFMLLTLMLTSKGVAGVSRAAIVVLAATAATFGLPLSGVALLLGVDQFLDMGRTAVNVIGNCLAAAVVARWEGETLAAPTELAAATRG, encoded by the coding sequence ATGCGCCGTCTGACGCTTACGCATTGGATTTTCATCGCGCTGGTCGGGGGGGTGGGGATCGGCGCTTTGTGGCCGCACTTCGGTATGGCGTTGAGCCCGCTGGAGGTGATTTTTCTCCGGCTGATCAAGATGATCGTGGGCCCGCTGATCTTCGCCACGCTGGTAGTCGGCATCGCCGGACATGGCGAACTCAAGGGCCTGGGCCGCATCGCCGTCAAAGCCATTGTTTTTTTTGAGGTGGTCACCACCTGCGCGCTGGTGCTGGGATTGCTGGCGGTGAACTGGCTCAAGCCCGGCGCCGGCGCCACGCTCGGCGGCGCGGCCGCGAGCGGAACCGTACTGGGGGGCGGGGGCGTGCATCCCGGCCTGCTGGACAGCCTGATTCTGCATACCTTCCCGCAAAGCTTCGCCCAGGCGCTGGCCAACGGCGAAGTCCTGCAGGTAGTGGTGTTCAGCGTGCTGTTTGCCATTGCGCTGGTGATGGCGGGCGCCGAAGAAGGCCAGCCCGCGCACGTGGTGCTGCGCTTTTGCGAGGGCTTGATGAAGATCATGTTCAAGCTCACCGAAATCGTGATGTGGACGGCGCCCTTCGGCGTGTTGGGCGCCGTCGCCGCCAGTATCGGCAAGCAAGGGCTGGGGGTGCTGGTGCCACTGGCCGAGCTGGTAGCTACGCTCTACGGGGCGCTGGCGGTGTTCCTGGTGGTCGTGTTCGGTGCGACCATCGTGCTTTTCCGGGTACCCTTGGCCCGCTTCTGGGCCGCCATCAAGGAGCCGACGCTGATTGGCTTTTCCACTTCGAGTTCAGAAGCGGCACTGCCCAGCGCACTCGAGAACATGGAAGCCATGGGCGTTTCCCGCCGTATCGTCGGCTTCGTGATTCCGACCGGCTACAGCTTCAACCTGACGGGAACGACCCTGTACCTGAGCCTGGCGGCGATGTTCATCGCCCAGGCGGCGCACATGCACATGAGCCTGGGCCAGCAAATCTTCATGCTGCTGACGCTGATGCTGACCAGCAAAGGCGTCGCCGGCGTATCGCGCGCGGCGATTGTGGTGCTGGCCGCCACCGCTGCGACCTTTGGCTTGCCACTGTCGGGCGTGGCGCTGCTGCTGGGCGTCGATCAGTTTCTGGACATGGGCCGCACCGCCGTCAATGTAATCGGCAACTGCCTGGCCGCGGCAGTAGTGGCCCGCTGGGAAGGCGAAACCCTCGCCGCCCCCACCGAACTAGCCGCCGCCACTCGCGGCTGA
- the pyrR gene encoding bifunctional pyr operon transcriptional regulator/uracil phosphoribosyltransferase PyrR: MREKAQLMSASEIERTLVRLAHEIVEKNNGVEGLALVGIRRRGEPLARRLAALAGRIENKPVPVGTLDITLYRDDLSPVGVKPEVKPSQIDFDINGLNVILVDDVLYTGRTIRAALDALFDHGRPRRVQLCALIDRGHRELPIEASFVGKYVQTTAREMVEVKLKEMDGTERVLLVEPV, encoded by the coding sequence TTGCGCGAGAAAGCGCAACTCATGTCTGCCTCCGAGATTGAGCGCACCCTGGTGCGGCTGGCGCATGAAATTGTGGAAAAGAACAATGGCGTGGAGGGGCTGGCGCTGGTGGGCATCCGGCGCCGGGGCGAGCCGCTGGCGCGCCGCCTGGCCGCTCTTGCGGGCCGCATCGAGAACAAGCCGGTGCCGGTCGGCACGCTCGACATCACGCTGTACCGGGACGACCTGTCGCCGGTGGGCGTCAAGCCCGAAGTCAAACCCTCGCAGATCGACTTTGACATCAATGGCCTGAACGTGATTCTGGTGGATGACGTGCTCTACACCGGCCGCACCATCCGTGCCGCGCTCGACGCGCTGTTTGATCACGGCCGTCCGCGCCGGGTGCAGTTGTGCGCGCTGATCGACCGCGGCCACCGCGAGCTGCCCATTGAGGCCAGCTTCGTGGGCAAATACGTGCAAACCACGGCGCGCGAAATGGTGGAAGTGAAGCTGAAGGAGATGGACGGCACCGAACGGGTGCTCCTGGTCGAACCGGTCTAA
- a CDS encoding thiamine phosphate synthase, which translates to METQSVAGGSGGVHHRSRSGSADPALDTDLDQYHRGHQRSEFLAAGAAELLGARDRQRTGFVEFMGSGKRNHALRSLDHPWLYCISNGSGWEGFERLVEVARAGVDFIQVREKQLSGRELLAFCRKLRAAIPPGRPKLLVNSRLDVALAAGFDGVHCPADGLPPSRLRPLVPPEFLIVQSCHSAVEVVTAEGADFCVFGPVFTTPSKLAFGPPLGLEALGAATQCGRPVLALGGVNPGNAAQCLAQGAAGIAGIRLFATGNMAADLRVVLTGAGPGPVVPIDPLAPQRGPQPS; encoded by the coding sequence ATGGAGACGCAGTCTGTGGCAGGCGGTTCTGGTGGTGTTCACCATCGAAGTCGGTCTGGTTCTGCTGACCCTGCCCTGGACACCGATTTGGACCAATACCATCGCGGTCATCAGCGGAGCGAGTTCCTGGCGGCTGGTGCTGCTGAGCTCCTGGGTGCGCGGGATCGTCAGCGGACTGGGTTTGTTGAATTTATGGGCAGCGGCAAGCGAAATCACGCACTTCGATCGTTAGATCACCCTTGGCTATACTGCATCAGCAATGGCTCCGGCTGGGAGGGATTCGAGCGGCTGGTGGAGGTGGCGCGGGCGGGTGTAGATTTTATCCAAGTTCGCGAAAAGCAGCTTAGTGGGAGAGAATTACTGGCCTTTTGCCGCAAGCTGCGTGCGGCCATTCCGCCGGGCCGCCCCAAACTGCTGGTAAACAGCCGTTTGGATGTAGCACTGGCGGCCGGCTTTGATGGCGTCCACTGCCCGGCGGACGGCCTGCCGCCGTCCCGGCTGCGGCCGCTCGTACCGCCCGAGTTTCTTATTGTGCAGAGCTGCCATAGCGCCGTCGAGGTGGTGACTGCTGAAGGTGCCGACTTTTGCGTCTTCGGGCCGGTTTTCACCACTCCGTCCAAGCTGGCCTTTGGGCCGCCGCTGGGTCTGGAGGCGTTGGGTGCAGCAACCCAGTGCGGTAGACCGGTGCTGGCACTGGGTGGCGTAAACCCCGGCAACGCCGCGCAGTGCCTTGCCCAGGGCGCGGCGGGGATCGCCGGCATCCGGCTGTTCGCCACCGGGAACATGGCGGCCGATTTGCGCGTAGTATTGACAGGCGCGGGGCCCGGCCCGGTTGTGCCGATCGACCCGCTTGCGCCGCAGCGAGGTCCCCAACCATCATGA
- the ggt gene encoding gamma-glutamyltransferase has translation MRSLFRLFLMLVAAAGLLLAQIPNNPKLPGRKQARSMVISRLGIVAASQSLAAQAGAQILAEGGSAADAAIAANATLGVVEPMMNGMGGDLFAMVWNAKTGKLAGLNASGWSPEKLTPAYLESKGDQRMPMSGIDAVTVPGAVRGWEALHARYGKLPWKALFQPAIYYAEHGYPVTEWIASAWKPQQRKLAADVNGRRVFLIDGQTPQVGQVFRNPEYARALRLVADEGPDAFYDGPIAKAILATSKRLGGVMSAADLSTFRPEWVAPISTTYHGWQVYELPPNTQGFGALEMLNIFGQFPLAQWGFANPKTWYVKTEAMKLAYSDLRRYDGDPRFAKIPVSGLISKVYGAQRAKLIHMNQANCSYPPGDAARFNADTVYLTAIDAQGNIVSLIQSLYDEFGSGVVVDHYGIMLQDRGALFVLTPGHPDELAGHKRPFHTLIPAFMQKGDLHIGFGIMGGLNQAQAHAQYVSDIADYGMNIQAAMEAPRFTNHTFGGCHFFIEDRAPKSVIDTLTAKGDHITVGNEYSDRVGGGQAVMFDSTTGVKYGASDPRKDGEAIPQPPLAVVKGGGASR, from the coding sequence ATGCGGTCTCTATTTCGCCTTTTCCTGATGCTGGTGGCGGCAGCCGGTTTGTTGCTGGCGCAAATTCCGAACAATCCTAAGCTCCCGGGCCGTAAGCAGGCGCGCTCGATGGTGATCAGCCGCCTGGGCATCGTCGCGGCCAGCCAGTCACTGGCAGCGCAAGCCGGCGCGCAAATTCTTGCCGAGGGCGGCTCGGCCGCCGACGCCGCGATCGCGGCCAACGCCACACTGGGGGTGGTCGAACCCATGATGAACGGCATGGGCGGCGACCTGTTCGCCATGGTGTGGAACGCGAAAACGGGCAAGCTCGCAGGTCTGAACGCCAGCGGCTGGTCGCCGGAAAAACTTACGCCCGCCTATCTCGAATCCAAAGGCGACCAGCGCATGCCCATGTCCGGGATCGACGCGGTCACGGTGCCAGGTGCGGTGCGCGGCTGGGAGGCGCTGCATGCGCGTTACGGCAAGCTGCCCTGGAAAGCGCTGTTTCAGCCGGCGATTTACTATGCCGAGCACGGCTACCCGGTCACGGAGTGGATCGCCAGCGCATGGAAACCGCAGCAGCGCAAGCTCGCCGCGGACGTGAATGGCCGGCGCGTCTTTTTGATCGACGGTCAGACGCCGCAGGTGGGCCAGGTTTTCCGCAATCCCGAATATGCCCGGGCGCTGCGCCTGGTCGCCGACGAGGGACCGGACGCCTTTTATGATGGCCCGATCGCCAAGGCGATTCTGGCAACGTCGAAGCGGCTGGGCGGCGTGATGAGCGCGGCGGATCTGTCCACTTTTCGCCCGGAGTGGGTCGCGCCGATTTCGACTACCTACCATGGCTGGCAGGTCTACGAGCTTCCGCCCAACACGCAGGGCTTTGGCGCACTCGAAATGCTCAACATTTTCGGCCAGTTTCCGCTGGCGCAATGGGGCTTTGCCAATCCCAAGACCTGGTACGTCAAAACAGAAGCGATGAAGCTGGCCTATTCCGACCTGCGGCGCTATGACGGCGACCCACGCTTCGCCAAAATTCCGGTTTCCGGGCTGATCTCCAAAGTCTACGGCGCGCAGCGCGCCAAGCTCATCCACATGAATCAGGCGAACTGCAGCTATCCTCCCGGCGATGCCGCGCGCTTCAACGCCGACACCGTCTATCTGACCGCGATTGACGCGCAGGGCAATATCGTCTCGCTGATTCAGAGCTTGTACGATGAGTTTGGCTCCGGCGTGGTGGTCGATCATTACGGCATCATGCTGCAGGATCGCGGTGCCTTATTCGTGCTCACGCCCGGTCATCCGGATGAGCTCGCCGGCCATAAACGTCCCTTCCACACGTTGATTCCGGCGTTCATGCAAAAAGGAGACCTGCACATTGGCTTCGGCATCATGGGCGGCCTGAACCAGGCTCAGGCGCATGCGCAGTACGTCAGCGACATTGCCGACTACGGCATGAACATTCAGGCCGCAATGGAAGCACCGCGCTTCACGAACCACACCTTTGGCGGCTGTCATTTCTTCATCGAAGACCGCGCACCCAAGAGCGTGATCGATACCCTTACGGCCAAGGGCGACCATATTACCGTCGGCAACGAGTACAGCGATCGCGTGGGCGGCGGTCAAGCGGTCATGTTCGATTCGACAACCGGAGTAAAATACGGCGCCTCGGATCCGCGCAAAGACGGCGAAGCGATCCCGCAACCGCCGCTGGCAGTAGTGAAAGGTGGGGGCGCCAGCCGTTAA
- a CDS encoding type II toxin-antitoxin system prevent-host-death family antitoxin, translating to MATSVGIRELKNKLSAYVRRSEAGEIIEITAHGRTVARLFPPASAQAPGMGYDALVAAGQIIPPRDPHARIRWPNIHLPPGTAAALIDEDRDER from the coding sequence ATGGCCACCTCGGTCGGTATCCGGGAATTGAAAAACAAGCTCAGCGCCTACGTGCGCCGCAGCGAGGCGGGTGAAATCATCGAAATTACGGCTCATGGCCGAACCGTAGCGCGCCTCTTTCCGCCCGCCTCTGCGCAGGCTCCCGGCATGGGTTACGACGCGCTAGTGGCGGCCGGCCAAATCATCCCGCCGCGCGATCCCCATGCAAGGATTCGCTGGCCAAACATTCACCTTCCGCCAGGAACCGCGGCAGCCCTGATTGACGAAGATCGAGATGAGCGCTGA
- a CDS encoding threonine synthase, whose protein sequence is MGLGYREPGPGARGQGPGVRGQGQCYAAVVTYVTHLECSRCGEHAAADRPQTVCPKCQGSLYVRYDLAAVGKVLNPEKLQARSQAERSMWKYQELMPSDTPVTLGEGQTPLLHARRLGEKMGAQNLYVKDEGLNPTGSFKARGLGCAVTMLKQFGVKKIAIPTAGNAGSALAAYAAQAGLEAHIFAPKDVPKGNLAEYNFYGAHVTLVDGLISDCARLVKEGQEREGWYDVSTMKEPYRVEGKKTMGYEVVEQLGWKVPDVIFYPTGGGVGLIGMWKGFGELEQLGWMGAKRPRMVAVQSTGCAPVVKAFSRGTEAIDAWKGAVTLAAGLRVPKPYADKIVLDILRDSHGTAVAVTDEAILEAVHELAATEGIFAAPEGAATVAAARQLYASGWMQPHETVVLYNTGGALKYLDVLQ, encoded by the coding sequence ATGGGCCTAGGGTACAGGGAACCGGGGCCAGGGGCCAGGGGTCAGGGGCCAGGAGTCAGGGGCCAGGGCCAGTGCTATGCTGCTGTGGTGACCTACGTTACCCACCTGGAATGCAGCCGCTGCGGAGAGCATGCCGCGGCGGACCGGCCGCAAACCGTCTGTCCCAAATGCCAGGGATCATTGTATGTTCGCTATGACCTGGCGGCCGTGGGCAAGGTACTCAATCCCGAAAAGCTGCAGGCGCGGTCGCAGGCGGAACGCTCGATGTGGAAGTATCAGGAGCTGATGCCCTCGGATACGCCGGTCACGCTGGGCGAAGGCCAGACGCCGCTGCTGCACGCGCGCCGGCTGGGTGAGAAAATGGGCGCGCAGAACTTGTACGTCAAGGATGAAGGCCTGAATCCGACGGGCAGCTTCAAGGCGCGCGGCCTGGGCTGTGCCGTCACCATGCTCAAGCAGTTCGGCGTCAAGAAGATTGCCATCCCGACGGCCGGCAATGCGGGCAGCGCACTGGCCGCCTATGCGGCCCAGGCCGGCCTGGAAGCCCACATTTTTGCGCCCAAGGATGTGCCCAAAGGCAACTTAGCCGAGTACAACTTTTATGGAGCGCATGTCACCCTCGTGGACGGATTGATCAGCGACTGCGCCCGGCTGGTGAAAGAGGGGCAGGAGCGCGAAGGTTGGTACGACGTCAGCACCATGAAAGAGCCCTATCGCGTCGAGGGCAAAAAGACCATGGGCTACGAGGTGGTGGAGCAGCTCGGCTGGAAAGTGCCGGATGTGATCTTTTATCCCACCGGCGGCGGCGTGGGCCTGATTGGCATGTGGAAAGGCTTTGGCGAACTGGAGCAATTGGGCTGGATGGGCGCCAAGCGTCCGCGCATGGTCGCGGTGCAATCCACCGGCTGCGCGCCGGTGGTGAAAGCCTTTAGCCGCGGCACCGAGGCCATCGATGCCTGGAAGGGCGCGGTAACGCTGGCTGCGGGCCTGCGTGTGCCCAAGCCCTACGCGGACAAGATTGTGCTCGATATTCTGCGCGACAGCCACGGAACCGCGGTGGCCGTAACCGACGAAGCGATTCTGGAAGCGGTGCACGAACTGGCGGCGACAGAAGGCATCTTTGCCGCGCCGGAAGGCGCCGCGACCGTGGCGGCGGCGCGCCAGCTTTACGCTTCCGGCTGGATGCAGCCGCACGAGACGGTGGTGCTCTACAACACCGGCGGCGCACTGAAATATCTCGACGTTCTACAGTAA
- the hemH gene encoding ferrochelatase, whose translation MQYDAVVLVSFGGPEKLEDVLPFLENVLRGRNVPAQRRQEIAEHYCAMGGRSPIVEATRAMAAHLQNELDLKGPRLPVYIGNRNWHPMLEATLRKMAQDGIGRALAVVTSAFGSYSGCQQYREDIERARGIVAAALGKAAPQIDKIRLFYNHPEYLAIWIERVQDALEQLPSGSEIIFTAHSIPETMAAVAPYREQLQEAARLIATANGQARYHLAFQSRSGRPEDPWLEPTVESVLIACAKRAVPGVAVVPLGFLSDHMEVVYDLDREVRQKADTLGVPMVRVKTPGDHPAFASLLRELILERCDPERVRRGVGRCGVWPDGCYEGCCLTKKPPVVSYQPSVVTSGR comes from the coding sequence ATGCAATATGACGCGGTGGTACTGGTTTCCTTCGGCGGGCCGGAGAAGCTCGAAGACGTGCTGCCGTTCCTGGAAAACGTTCTGCGCGGCCGGAATGTGCCCGCGCAGCGGCGGCAGGAAATTGCCGAGCACTATTGCGCCATGGGCGGCCGCAGCCCGATCGTGGAAGCCACGCGCGCCATGGCGGCGCATCTGCAAAACGAGCTGGACCTGAAAGGTCCGCGCCTGCCGGTTTACATCGGTAACCGCAACTGGCATCCGATGCTGGAAGCCACGCTGCGCAAGATGGCGCAGGACGGAATCGGGCGCGCGCTGGCGGTGGTGACTTCGGCGTTCGGCTCTTATTCCGGCTGCCAGCAGTACCGCGAGGATATCGAGCGCGCACGGGGCATAGTCGCGGCGGCACTGGGCAAGGCCGCACCGCAGATCGACAAAATCCGGCTGTTCTACAATCACCCCGAATACCTGGCGATCTGGATCGAACGCGTGCAGGACGCGCTGGAGCAGCTCCCCTCAGGCAGTGAAATCATCTTCACGGCGCATAGCATTCCGGAAACCATGGCGGCGGTCGCGCCCTATAGGGAGCAGTTGCAGGAAGCGGCGCGGCTGATTGCCACCGCCAATGGCCAGGCGCGCTACCATCTCGCCTTTCAGAGCCGCAGCGGCCGGCCGGAAGATCCCTGGCTGGAACCCACGGTGGAATCCGTGTTGATCGCTTGCGCCAAGCGCGCCGTGCCAGGCGTGGCCGTCGTGCCGCTGGGCTTTCTTTCCGACCACATGGAAGTGGTCTACGACTTGGACCGCGAGGTACGGCAAAAGGCGGATACGCTGGGCGTGCCGATGGTGCGCGTGAAGACGCCGGGAGACCATCCGGCGTTTGCCAGTCTGCTGCGGGAACTCATTCTCGAGCGGTGTGATCCCGAGCGCGTGCGCCGAGGGGTTGGGCGCTGCGGTGTTTGGCCCGATGGCTGCTATGAGGGCTGCTGTCTGACGAAGAAGCCGCCAGTTGTCAGCTATCAACCATCCGTGGTGACTAGCGGCCGGTAG
- a CDS encoding adenylosuccinate lyase: MIARYTRAAMGRIWSDENRFAQWLAVEKATAAVEAEMGIIPAEAAREIEAKAACEPERIAEIEAEVKHDLIAFTTNVAEHVGPAARYFHYGLTSNDTIDTAQALQMQQAARLLLEDLDALGAVLRRRAREFAHTVQVGRTHGVHAEPITFGLKLALWYSENVRNIHRLRAAAEDLRLGKLSGAVGTFAHLDPEVEARICQRLGLKPAPIANQVIQREEHAAFLCAIAVCGASLEKIALEVRHLQRTEVREAEEFFSEKQKGSSAMPHKRNPVTSEQICGLARLLRSNALAELENVALWHERDISHSSVERVVLPDSCILLDYMLAKTTNLIDKLLVYPERMQKNLESSFGLVFSGQLLLELVESGISREQAYRWVQRHAMESWRTGADFRTAIEADPEIRAQVKPETIAAAFDLKHHLRNVDAILDRALAQE, from the coding sequence ATGATCGCAAGGTATACACGCGCGGCGATGGGCCGCATCTGGAGCGACGAAAACCGCTTTGCGCAGTGGCTGGCGGTGGAAAAGGCCACCGCTGCCGTCGAGGCGGAAATGGGCATCATTCCCGCCGAGGCGGCACGGGAAATCGAGGCCAAGGCCGCCTGCGAACCGGAGCGCATCGCGGAGATTGAGGCCGAGGTCAAGCACGACTTGATCGCCTTCACCACCAACGTCGCCGAGCACGTGGGCCCGGCCGCGCGCTATTTTCACTACGGCCTGACCTCCAACGACACCATCGACACCGCCCAGGCGCTCCAGATGCAACAGGCCGCCCGGCTGCTGCTCGAAGACCTCGATGCTCTGGGCGCGGTATTGCGGCGGCGGGCCCGGGAGTTTGCCCACACCGTCCAGGTCGGCCGCACCCATGGCGTGCATGCCGAGCCGATCACCTTCGGACTCAAGCTCGCGCTTTGGTATAGCGAAAATGTGCGCAACATCCACCGTTTGCGCGCCGCGGCCGAAGACCTGCGCCTGGGCAAGTTGAGTGGCGCGGTCGGAACCTTTGCCCACTTGGACCCGGAGGTCGAGGCGCGCATCTGTCAACGGCTCGGGCTGAAACCCGCGCCCATCGCCAATCAGGTGATCCAACGGGAAGAGCATGCCGCCTTTCTGTGCGCCATCGCCGTGTGCGGCGCCTCGCTCGAAAAAATTGCGCTCGAAGTCCGGCACCTGCAGCGCACGGAAGTGCGCGAGGCCGAGGAGTTCTTTTCAGAAAAGCAAAAAGGGTCTTCCGCCATGCCGCACAAGCGCAATCCCGTCACCAGCGAGCAGATCTGCGGTCTGGCGCGGCTGCTGCGCTCGAACGCGCTGGCGGAGCTCGAAAACGTGGCGCTCTGGCATGAGCGCGATATCAGCCACAGTTCCGTCGAGCGGGTCGTGTTGCCGGATTCCTGCATTCTGCTCGACTACATGCTCGCCAAGACCACGAACCTGATCGATAAGCTGCTGGTCTATCCCGAACGGATGCAAAAGAATCTGGAGTCCTCGTTCGGCCTGGTCTTCAGCGGCCAGCTCTTGCTGGAGCTGGTCGAGAGCGGCATCAGCCGCGAGCAGGCCTACCGCTGGGTGCAGCGGCATGCGATGGAGAGTTGGCGGACAGGGGCCGATTTCCGCACCGCCATTGAAGCCGATCCGGAGATCCGGGCGCAGGTGAAGCCGGAGACCATTGCGGCGGCCTTCGACCTCAAACATCACCTCCGCAACGTGGATGCGATTCTGGACCGGGCGCTGGCGCAGGAATAG
- a CDS encoding PIN domain-containing protein has protein sequence MTKIEMSAEPQHRTDYIESSALVAAFLEGDAQARSIIFGSGQIISSSLTLAEAERALTRAKTTGRITSGEEAEFALALWDFSQRCSMMPVSQLILGRVGAPFPAEPVRTLDAIHLVTAQTLGLPPQLVRILTRDRRVRANALALGFQVA, from the coding sequence TTGACGAAGATCGAGATGAGCGCTGAGCCACAGCACCGGACCGATTACATCGAGAGCAGTGCTCTCGTCGCTGCCTTTCTAGAGGGCGACGCGCAGGCCCGCTCCATCATTTTCGGGTCAGGGCAAATTATCTCGTCATCACTGACCTTGGCAGAGGCCGAACGCGCGCTCACTCGCGCCAAAACCACCGGACGCATCACCTCCGGCGAAGAGGCGGAATTCGCACTGGCTCTCTGGGATTTTTCACAACGCTGTTCCATGATGCCCGTGAGCCAGCTCATCCTCGGCAGAGTCGGGGCGCCTTTTCCGGCAGAGCCGGTTCGAACCCTGGATGCGATCCACTTGGTTACGGCGCAGACGTTGGGTTTGCCACCGCAACTGGTGCGGATTCTGACCCGTGATCGTCGCGTCCGCGCCAACGCGCTCGCCCTCGGCTTCCAGGTTGCCTGA
- a CDS encoding phosphoribosylglycinamide formyltransferase — MKLGVLISGRGSNLQAIAAAFPEQIALVLSNRPQAPGLIWAREQGLATCALASAGREREEYDREVVAKLREAGVELVCLAGYMRLLSGYFLRAFPNRILNIHPSLLPSFPGLDAQQQAIDGGVKFSGCTVHFVDETLDGGPIILQAVVPVLDTDDAASLAARILVEEHKLYPAAIRRVAIGTYRLQDRRVVAI, encoded by the coding sequence ATGAAGCTTGGGGTGCTGATTTCCGGACGCGGATCGAATCTGCAGGCGATTGCGGCGGCGTTTCCGGAGCAGATTGCGCTGGTGCTGAGTAACCGCCCGCAGGCGCCGGGGCTGATCTGGGCGCGCGAGCAAGGCCTGGCGACCTGCGCGCTGGCGAGCGCCGGCCGCGAGCGCGAGGAGTACGACCGCGAGGTGGTGGCCAAGCTCCGCGAGGCGGGCGTCGAGCTGGTATGTCTGGCGGGCTACATGCGCCTGCTGAGCGGCTATTTTCTGCGGGCCTTTCCCAACCGCATTCTCAACATCCATCCTTCGCTGCTGCCGTCATTTCCGGGACTAGATGCCCAACAGCAGGCCATCGATGGCGGCGTAAAGTTTTCCGGCTGCACCGTGCACTTCGTCGATGAGACGCTCGACGGCGGGCCAATTATTCTGCAGGCGGTCGTCCCGGTGCTCGATACCGACGACGCCGCTTCGCTCGCGGCACGCATTCTCGTCGAAGAGCACAAGCTCTACCCCGCAGCCATTCGCCGCGTCGCCATCGGCACCTATCGTCTCCAGGATCGCCGCGTGGTGGCTATTTAG
- a CDS encoding HU family DNA-binding protein gives MNRSDLSLAMASASGIPRMTAERALNAALAAMAEELTRGQRVTLAGFGTFKPVARKARIGRDPRTGTRLEIAPCNSVHFAVSPELRDALNLTVLRAHSAGA, from the coding sequence ATGAACCGTAGTGACCTGAGCTTGGCGATGGCGAGTGCCAGCGGCATTCCGCGCATGACCGCGGAGCGGGCACTGAATGCGGCACTGGCGGCGATGGCCGAGGAGCTGACGCGCGGCCAGCGTGTCACCCTGGCCGGTTTTGGCACCTTCAAGCCAGTAGCCCGCAAGGCGCGCATCGGGCGCGATCCGCGCACCGGCACACGGCTGGAGATTGCCCCCTGCAACTCCGTCCACTTTGCCGTCAGCCCCGAGTTGCGCGACGCCCTGAACCTGACCGTGCTGCGTGCCCATAGCGCCGGTGCGTAA
- a CDS encoding RNA-binding protein, which produces MKNIFVGNLSFHTTEADLRTAFEPHGAVSRVSIMTDRDTGRSRGFGFVEMEDDQQGDAAIAALNGSEIDGRALNVNVARPRPERAGNGARGGRGGFGGGGRREQRW; this is translated from the coding sequence TTGAAGAATATTTTTGTTGGAAATCTGTCGTTTCACACGACAGAAGCAGATTTGCGTACCGCGTTCGAACCGCACGGGGCTGTTAGCCGGGTCAGCATCATGACCGACCGCGACACCGGCCGTTCCCGTGGTTTCGGTTTCGTGGAAATGGAAGACGATCAGCAGGGCGACGCCGCCATCGCGGCGCTGAACGGCAGTGAAATCGACGGCCGGGCTCTGAATGTGAACGTTGCCCGTCCCCGTCCGGAACGCGCCGGCAACGGCGCCCGCGGTGGACGCGGCGGCTTTGGCGGCGGCGGCCGGCGCGAACAGCGCTGGTAG